The nucleotide window AAGACAGCTCAAACGGCGTGAAAGCCGGGCTTGCAGCGGGAATGACCGTGTGGGGTTTTGTTGGCGGCGGTCACAGCCATGATACGCATGCTGCGCAGCTTGAAGAAGCCGGCGCGCATCGGGTCGTTGATACTCACCAGAACCTGGCAGAATTGTTGAACAACGGTGCCCATGCATAAAACCGGCGGCCCGGGTGGGCCGCCGATCCAATCCCAAAATTGTCAGTTCAGTCACCGTCCAAGGTCATGCTCCGGATTTGCACTGATCTTGTGAATCGCAAGGTCCGCGCCCAGATGCTCGTCCTCTTGCGACAACCTCAGGCCCATAGTGCTTTTCAAGATGCCGTAGACCACAAACCCGGCAGCCAGTGCATATGTTGCCCCGACTACGGTTCCGATTATTTGTGACATCAAGGAAACGCCGCCAAGGCCACCGAGTGATTCAAGACCGAAGATCCCGGCAGCGATACCGCCCCATGCACCGCAGATACCGTGAAGTGGCCAGACGCCCAGAACGTCGTCGACTTTCAATTTGTTCTGGCACATCTCAAAACCGATCACAAAGATTGCGCCGGCACCTGCTCCAACGATCAGGCTGCCAATCGGATGCATGATGTCAGACCCCGCACAAACGGCGACCAGACCGGCAAGTGCGCCGTTGTGAACGAAACCCGGATCGTTTTTGCCCACGACCAGCGCCGCCAGAATGCCGCCGACCATTGCCATAAGCGAATTGATTGCAACGAGACCCGAAGCCGCGTCCAGGGAGCCTGCTGTCATAACGTTGAAACCGAACCAGCCGACACAAAGCATCCAGGACCCCATGGCAAGCCAAGGCAAGGAAGATGGTGGAATGCCAATCGGACGTCCTTTGGAATCGTAACGGCCCATGCGCGCACCTAGCAGCAGCACGGCGCCGAGCGCGATCCAGCCGCCAACCCCATGAACGACCACGGATCCGGCAAAGTCATGGAATTGTGCCCCGAAAGTTGCTTCCAACCAGGCTTGAAAACCGAAGTTCCCGTTCCAGACAATTCCTTCGTAGAGTGGATAGACGATGCCAACCAATGCCACTGTTGCCACGCATTGGGGCCAGAATTTCATTCGTTCCGCAATTCCGCCGGAGATAATCGCGGGGATGGCGGCGGCAAAGGTGGTCAGGAAAAAGAATTTCACCAATGTCAGGCCTTGGAGTTCAAATCCTCCGCCACCACCGGACAATGTTGCGGCATCGACGAGGAACGTCGTGCCATAGGCGAATGCGTAACCAACAAAGAAGTACGTGACAGTCGACAACGCGAAATCGACCAGGATTTTCACCAGTGCATTGACTTGGTTTTTGTGCCGAACGGTTCCGACCTCAAGAAAGGCGAACCCGCCATGCATTGCGAAGACGAGGATTGCCCCGACCAGCACAAAAAAGACGTCGCCGCCCACTCCAGTTGAATTCATGATTGACCCCCAGTTAGGCAATTTGCCAATTCGTTATGCGTTTTGGGGAGATATGCATTCAAGTTGCATGCCAAACGGGCAAACGGTGAAAGATAGGGCAGAAAACTGCCGATCTTTTGATCGAATGGCGTTGTCTCATGGCGCGAACAGTCACATCTGCGAGACTAAAAAAGTGGCATCAGCTTAATTTATAGTCAGTACGAGATCAGCTTACTGAGGGCTATTTCTTCGGTGTTAACTATGTTGAGCGACCCTAGCAGGACACTCACATTGAGAAATGGTTGAAATGTTCAAACGAGCTGTCATTACCGCACTTATTGTTGGATCGATCCTGACAGGCATCAATCAGATCGATGTTTTTATGGGCCACGCGGAATTTGTCATTTGGCAGGCGTTGCTTTCGACGGCCGTGCCGTTCACCGTTTCAATCGTCAGCGCAAAGATGACATTAAGACAGGGGCCAGCGGTTCCTCAGCCTCTGGACCAAACAGACGTGAACATACGTCCGGAGGCTCTAGAGATCAGAGAAACCGACCTTGACCAGATTGCAGGCAGTGACCGTGACGCAAGCGATCAGATTGAACAGCTGGCGAAAGCCGGCGCTGATGTTTCACAGATTGGCCAGAACGCGAGGGCAGTAAATGCCGCGAGCAAGGAACGGGCGGAATTCCTAGCCGATCTGATTTCAACTGCAGAGCAAATTCAGGAAGACCTTCAGTCTGTTGGTTTGCAGGCCAAGGACTGCACGGACGATTTGGTAAATGCTGGCGGCCGCATGACCAAGGCGCGCGAAAGTATTCGAGGTGTTGTCGATACCTGCCTTTCAGCAGCAGACCTGATAGGTCAATTGAGTGCAGCCACTGAGGAGCTCGCTGGCCGGTTTGGCGATGTGGAGGCTCTGGCACAGGAAATATCCTCAATTTCAGCTCAAACCAACCTGCTTGCCCTGAATGCAACCATCGAAGCTGCACGTGCGGGAGACGCCGGCAAGGGTTTTTCGGTCGTAGCAGGAGAAGTGAAGGTGCTGGCCGGGTCGACCGAAAATGCTGTTGAATCCATTTCCGGTATTCTTTCGGAAATGAACAGATCGATTTCGAGGTCACGTGATCTGATCGAGACGACAACCGACAAGCTCAAGCTTTCCGAATCCCAAAGTGCTGATGGTCTTGAACAAGTTTCATCCGTTGAGGAATACCTGAACGAGTTGACGGCTCGCAATGAAACAACCTTTCGCCAAATGACGGAACGCACCACCGCCTTGGACGAAGTGTCTTCCAACCTGCAAAAAGTTCGTCAGGACACCGAAAGCGCGATTACCGGATCTGCCCGAAATATCGAACTGGCCAAGCAAGCCTCCGAAGCGGTGCAGCTGGTTGCAAGTAGCCTGAAAGTGGCCGGCTAAACGTCGAGCTTATGAGGTAAGCAAAAAAGAGCCCGGGGTTGCCCCCGGGCTTTCCAAGTTTGCGGTCTGAGCCAATAGACCGCCTGGGAGATTTTGTATCAGCGCTTCTTGTTAGAGGCGCTGAGAACCGGTGCCGAATTCCGGATAGGCTTCCACGCCAACCTCAACCTTGTCGAGACCAAGCGCTTCTTCCTCGTCGGATACCCGGATGCCCATGGCAGCTTTCAGGATGAACCAGAAGACAGCCGAAGCAATCAGAGTGAACGCGCCGTAGGCAACAATGCCGACGATCTGCGTGCCCCAGGAAGCATCACCGTTGGAAAGCGGAACAATCAGCGTGCCCCAGATACCTGCAATCAGGTGAACCGGGATAGCGCCGACGACGTCGTCGATTTTCAGCTTGTCGAGAAGCGGAACCGTGAAGACAACGATCGCACCACCGACGCCACCGATGAGGACAGCCTGCCAAACACTTGGTGCCAGTGGCTCAGCGGTGATGGATACCAGACCGGCAAGGGCGCCGTTCAGGGCCATCGTGACATCGACTTTCTTGTAGAGAACCTGAGTCAGGATCACGGCGACGACAACGCCAGCGGCTGCAGCCATGTTTGTGTTGGCGAAGATGCGTGAGATGTCGGACACATCACCGATGGAACCCATTGCAAGCTGGGATGCACCGTTAAAGCCAAACCAGCCGAGCCACAGGATGAAAGTACCCAGTGTTGCCAAAGGCATGGAAGATCCAGGAAGCGGGTGAACGCTGCCGTCGGCACCATACTTGCCTTTACGTGCGCCAAGGATGATCGCACCGGCAAGAGCAGCCCAGCCACCGACAGAGTGAACCAGCGTGGAACCAGCGAAGTCGGAGAAGCCCATTTCGGACAGCCAACCTGCGCCCCACTGCCAGGACCCTGCGATCGGGTAGATGAAGCCGGTCAGAACAACAGTGAAAATCAAGAACGGCCAAAGCTTGATGCGCTCTGCAAGTGTACCGGAAACGATCGATGCCGTGGTCGCACAGAAGACCATCTGGAAGAACCAGTCAGATGCTGTGGAATAGCCGGTGTCGAGCGCGTCTCCGCCAACAGCGTCAAAGGAATAGGGACCGAATGAACCCATGAAGCCACCGTCAACACCGGTGTACATAAGGTTGTAGCCCGTAATCCAGAACATGATGCCCGCGATGGAATAAAGCGAGATGTTCTTCAGGCACTGCATGGAGACGTTCTTGGAGCGAACGAGCCCAGCTTCAAGCATGGCGAAGCCGGCTGCCATCCACATGACCAGGAAACCACCGATCAAGAACAGCAGAGTGTTGAAGATGTAGGCGACTTCTGGCGATACAGCCGGAGCTGCCGCCGCATCGGTATCCTGGGCGAGTGCCGGAAGAGCCATGAGGCTCAACACGGTCAGCGTCGTCGCGCCCTTAGCGACAAGATTTTTCATGTTACGTTTCCTTACCTAAATCACAGAGCTTCGGCGTCGGTTTCGCCGGTACGGATGCGCACGACCTGATCGATCGAGTGGACAAAGATTTTGCCGTCACCGATCTGACCGGTCTTTGCTGCACCTGAAATCACTTCGACGACCTTGTCGACGGAGCCAGAATCCACGGCGACCTCGATCTTCAGCTTCGGCAAGAAGCTGACTGCGTATTCGGTTCCGCGGTAGATTTCGGTGTGCCCCTTTTGGCGGCCATAGCCTTTCACTTCGGTCACCGTCAGCCCCTGGATGCCGATGCCGGTGAGGGCATCACGCACTTCGTCGAGCTTGAACGGCTTGATGATGGCCATCACGATTTTCATTGCTCGTTCCATTCCCCTTATTAGTGCCCCTTCCCGTCGAAGAAGCTCGGCCGACCGTCCCCAACTTGCCGCCTGGTTGATGTCCCCTCTGGAAGGGTCTTTTCAGGTCTTTGGCCTGGCCACAGTGAATGGCGTCGGGTCGGTGTCGGCCTTTCTTAATCAAGGACCGTGCCAACTTGCTCTTTTCACCTTGTTTTTCGCGGATTTCTGCGGACTCTGAGGAAATGCGGGAGGAAATGAAAATTAACGGAAAAATTCAATGACGCCTTTGGAGGCAGTTTTTCTGCATATTTTTTATGCAGACATGTAATCGCTGGTTAAATTTTGATCACTCTGAATCGGAGCCGAGCACTCGCATAAAAAAACGGCAGACTGCTCGACCGATCATTTCTTCAAAATCAATGGCATATCGACCAAGGTTAATGCGATCAGGCCGAAAAACCTCCATCGGCCAGATAGGCTTCTTCTTCCTCGGTGCTTTTTCGACCAAGAACCTTGTTTCGATGGGGAAACCGCCCAAACCTGCGTATGACATCCATGTGTATCAACGCGTAATGATAAAGTTCCTTGTCACCGAGCCTGCGACACAGATCGACCGATTTCTCCTGATGCCTCATGTCTTCCGAGTGCTCAAAAGGCAGGTAAAAAAACCCTCTTGCCTCTATCGGGAACGCACGATCAAAGCCGTGAGCGATGGCGTATTCGGCGATTGAAACGGCTTTTTCATCTGCTTCGAAGGCTTTGGGAGAACCTCTGTAAACATTTCTCGACATCTGATCTAGAAGCAGCAGTAAAGCCAATGTGCCGTCTGCGGTTTCTGCCCAATGGTCGAGCTTGCCTTCCTTGGCGGCTTCAATCGCAGGCAGGAACCGGTCGTTACAGGACTTGTCAAACTTGTCGTCTTTCGCGAACCATTTTGAAGGTCCGGCCCGCCACCAGAAATCAAGAATATCCAGTGCGGAAATTGCGCGGCTTGTCATTGTCTGTCCTGTTCCGAACGTGTCTAAGTCTATAGTGCAGGCAGCATCTAATCTTCTGCGAACACTGTCAATTTCCCACTTGCGTGACTATCTTAGCGACTTGCTGCCAAGTGTCAGGTCGAATTTGAAGACAAGGGATAGGATCAATCTGTGACGGAAACGCTGCTTGACCTAAAGGGATTGAAATGCCCGCTACCAGTGCTGAAGACCAGAAAGGCATTGACGCGTCTGAATACCGGCGACCAACTCACGGTGCTGACGACCGATCCGATGGCGGAAATAGACATCCCGCATTTTTGCCAGGAAAATGGTCACGAGTTGCTGGCGGCCGAAAAGCTGGAGGGAGGCCACAGGTTCCAGCTTGCGAAAGGTGGCTGACACTTGGGGCACGATTTATGACAGCAAAGATCGCAACCTCAGCCTAAC belongs to Roseibium porphyridii and includes:
- a CDS encoding DUF924 family protein, with the translated sequence MTSRAISALDILDFWWRAGPSKWFAKDDKFDKSCNDRFLPAIEAAKEGKLDHWAETADGTLALLLLLDQMSRNVYRGSPKAFEADEKAVSIAEYAIAHGFDRAFPIEARGFFYLPFEHSEDMRHQEKSVDLCRRLGDKELYHYALIHMDVIRRFGRFPHRNKVLGRKSTEEEEAYLADGGFSA
- a CDS encoding sulfurtransferase TusA family protein; the protein is MTETLLDLKGLKCPLPVLKTRKALTRLNTGDQLTVLTTDPMAEIDIPHFCQENGHELLAAEKLEGGHRFQLAKGG
- a CDS encoding P-II family nitrogen regulator → MKIVMAIIKPFKLDEVRDALTGIGIQGLTVTEVKGYGRQKGHTEIYRGTEYAVSFLPKLKIEVAVDSGSVDKVVEVISGAAKTGQIGDGKIFVHSIDQVVRIRTGETDAEAL
- a CDS encoding ammonium transporter — protein: MKNLVAKGATTLTVLSLMALPALAQDTDAAAAPAVSPEVAYIFNTLLFLIGGFLVMWMAAGFAMLEAGLVRSKNVSMQCLKNISLYSIAGIMFWITGYNLMYTGVDGGFMGSFGPYSFDAVGGDALDTGYSTASDWFFQMVFCATTASIVSGTLAERIKLWPFLIFTVVLTGFIYPIAGSWQWGAGWLSEMGFSDFAGSTLVHSVGGWAALAGAIILGARKGKYGADGSVHPLPGSSMPLATLGTFILWLGWFGFNGASQLAMGSIGDVSDISRIFANTNMAAAAGVVVAVILTQVLYKKVDVTMALNGALAGLVSITAEPLAPSVWQAVLIGGVGGAIVVFTVPLLDKLKIDDVVGAIPVHLIAGIWGTLIVPLSNGDASWGTQIVGIVAYGAFTLIASAVFWFILKAAMGIRVSDEEEALGLDKVEVGVEAYPEFGTGSQRL
- a CDS encoding ammonium transporter codes for the protein MNSTGVGGDVFFVLVGAILVFAMHGGFAFLEVGTVRHKNQVNALVKILVDFALSTVTYFFVGYAFAYGTTFLVDAATLSGGGGGFELQGLTLVKFFFLTTFAAAIPAIISGGIAERMKFWPQCVATVALVGIVYPLYEGIVWNGNFGFQAWLEATFGAQFHDFAGSVVVHGVGGWIALGAVLLLGARMGRYDSKGRPIGIPPSSLPWLAMGSWMLCVGWFGFNVMTAGSLDAASGLVAINSLMAMVGGILAALVVGKNDPGFVHNGALAGLVAVCAGSDIMHPIGSLIVGAGAGAIFVIGFEMCQNKLKVDDVLGVWPLHGICGAWGGIAAGIFGLESLGGLGGVSLMSQIIGTVVGATYALAAGFVVYGILKSTMGLRLSQEDEHLGADLAIHKISANPEHDLGR
- a CDS encoding methyl-accepting chemotaxis protein, producing MFKRAVITALIVGSILTGINQIDVFMGHAEFVIWQALLSTAVPFTVSIVSAKMTLRQGPAVPQPLDQTDVNIRPEALEIRETDLDQIAGSDRDASDQIEQLAKAGADVSQIGQNARAVNAASKERAEFLADLISTAEQIQEDLQSVGLQAKDCTDDLVNAGGRMTKARESIRGVVDTCLSAADLIGQLSAATEELAGRFGDVEALAQEISSISAQTNLLALNATIEAARAGDAGKGFSVVAGEVKVLAGSTENAVESISGILSEMNRSISRSRDLIETTTDKLKLSESQSADGLEQVSSVEEYLNELTARNETTFRQMTERTTALDEVSSNLQKVRQDTESAITGSARNIELAKQASEAVQLVASSLKVAG